The Planctomycetia bacterium genome includes a window with the following:
- the tssG gene encoding type VI secretion system baseplate subunit TssG, with protein sequence MAGEHRTKAPDLGWLQSLEAEPFRFGFYQTLRRLEATFRNQPRIGYSARPRDESLRIGQVPTMAFAPSTLASFQKLGDAEVWRLQTYFFGLLGANGPLPLHLTEFAYERILRNRDQTIARFFDVFHHRFATYFYRAWADSQPTVQFDRPESDRFATYAGSLMGIGVPSLRNRDAMPDHTKLHFVGHLSAQTRHAVGLCAIVGSFLRVPAKLEEFVGHWLDLPADCRLKLGVDRACATLGSSAILGTRVWDRRQTFRLDLGPMNFADYNRLLPGGATLTRLKDVIRNYVGLTLRWDVRLTLKSEEIPRLTLGRQGKLGWTTWLGRRKPGEDARDLVLSRGLDAA encoded by the coding sequence ATGGCCGGCGAGCATCGGACGAAAGCACCTGATCTAGGTTGGTTGCAAAGCCTCGAAGCCGAGCCTTTTCGATTCGGCTTCTACCAGACTTTGCGCCGCCTGGAAGCGACGTTCCGCAATCAACCGCGGATCGGCTACTCTGCGCGCCCGCGCGACGAGTCGCTGCGCATCGGCCAAGTGCCGACGATGGCTTTCGCCCCCTCGACCTTGGCGTCGTTCCAGAAGCTCGGCGATGCCGAGGTGTGGCGCTTGCAGACCTATTTCTTCGGTCTGCTCGGCGCCAACGGCCCGCTGCCGCTGCATCTCACCGAGTTCGCTTACGAACGGATCCTCCGCAATCGCGACCAAACGATCGCCCGCTTCTTCGACGTCTTTCATCATCGCTTCGCCACGTACTTCTATCGCGCTTGGGCCGATTCCCAGCCGACAGTGCAGTTCGATCGTCCGGAAAGCGATCGCTTCGCCACGTACGCCGGTTCGCTGATGGGGATCGGCGTGCCGTCGCTCCGCAATCGCGATGCGATGCCCGACCATACGAAGCTCCATTTCGTCGGCCATCTTTCCGCGCAAACGCGCCACGCAGTCGGCCTGTGCGCGATCGTCGGCTCGTTTCTGCGCGTGCCGGCCAAGCTCGAAGAGTTCGTCGGCCATTGGCTCGACTTGCCGGCCGATTGTCGGCTCAAGCTCGGGGTCGATCGCGCCTGCGCCACGCTCGGCTCGAGCGCGATCCTCGGGACGCGCGTGTGGGATCGGCGGCAGACGTTTCGCTTGGATCTCGGCCCGATGAACTTCGCCGACTACAACCGCTTGCTCCCCGGCGGGGCCACGCTCACGCGCCTGAAAGACGTGATCCGCAACTACGTCGGCCTGACGCTGCGTTGGGACGTGCGGCTCACGCTCAAGAGCGAGGAAATTCCGCGGCTGACGCTCGGCCGGCAAGGCAAACTCGGCTGGACCACTTGGCTCGGCCGTCGCAAGCCGGGCGAAGATGCCCGCGACCTCGTCCTCAGCCGAGGGCTCGACGCCGCCTAA